The genomic interval ttctttcctgggggttgaaactgcattatctgcttcaggcacaggcagccgcccaggaccgagcggaacaactaagagccgcttctgcagcttccgcggtaggccgactgcagcagagagttaggcatttagaatatgaattggctctcacaaaacgcctgcagtgagagagcgctaacgagaggcttgcggaagctgctgctgctgcgcaatgctatgagccctgcagaagccactctctggcaacgaacccggtgggcagcgcttcctctgtgacggagagagtggaagctcatatggctgaggtaaggcattgggaatacctgttattctcaagctgaaaatgagcatccgttcctagctccaccgcacccaatctaggagtctagacacgcctgctgaccctcagagcgctgcaacctcggcaaaagctctggtccgggcgcgccccagaattagcagtccgtgtgacggcatgttcctcacagcgtggtgagcagcgtgccctgaggtttgggaagcgcatgccgagagtggggcaagggagcacgtgattcttcacaaaatgccgtgatccgttcccgcctttgcacagagtgggggtgtggagaagctctcgagttggggattgctttgtgagacggttaatgccatagagtaatgggaacgctgggccttggtggacaaagactttctctgtagtgggggtgatgtttccagtgtttattcccatgttgcagttggcttgagaagctaatgctacaagaatgtagctactgaggccttaagggtatcttgtctgtacttgcaggtgcggcgggaatggtcaaaaatatcgctgaagaacttgagcaaggtaatctgtcaggatctgttagcggtgttaccaaggaagaggacggttcctccattttgaacacaactactggaaagctgccaagctcctgtgctaagcacagttgttttctactagctttccaacctagagctctgcgaggcaacttgctgcttatgcaaataatagtcgtacagagtcgtatgcagttgcctttagatcacagagaggaaaagcggcctatgcgcacgttcagcccctgcccccgagccctgagcaattccacctcttcaggataattgtttctccagagttgtggcttggcggtgactgggcctgttgcaaagcaggtagcccctgagagcaattccttctgtcccagtagcctttactctcctagcgagtggccagccgttgcgctagagctctttccgtttgctaggacggacacaaatccgtggcattgaatccgtttgcattgtgactggagttgcctgtctcctgggagtaataaggtttgtttgctttggggaccttttcctactgcaacactaacatagggcattttctcccctcccgctctcgccccgccccttccccagcaatggctgagctgaacgttggatcggctggagcttctccctgggcatctactgaaggatcttcagaaaacgtagaccaggagccactttccagggcaacgcaagagtgccgcgatgttttgacagccccgttccagagagctaagagtggttatcctgagactactacctcctgacagagggactcgcgttaccaggctgtgaggaaaagcaacccttgccactgtttttgtacgagtgcaacagtgcggtgtagccaataataataacgtgcggtctttaactgcaagtattgtgttccaacttggtatttaataaatgttgtaatctagtaggtctctccgttttattctgttccccttcctgactttgcctgccctgcgcatatgactgtcccctctgctcgtgtctcttatggagtagtacgtgttgcattgctgccaaatggtgcatgctggtggaagtctggcctgctgcggcatttgcgggcaagggctgcgttttgtccctgcgttttgcgagttgttcagcgctagccagcacggatgatggaagtcatgtttttgaaggcctagccaggctttcttcctgggcaggcgcttagcccttctgcctcgcgctggtctgaccaaaagtcacttatgcagacagctccaggcctgagggcagagaggccgtttgtccaagggagagctcagctctgctctgctctgctcccttcagctggcttcccagctgctccttcagcctgtcctggcagccaggccaagggccagcatgcagactgtgtgtttttcctcagcgggggctggaagcacgagtgtgtgaagacaggggcctcgatcgtccccaggtgcagcccttggcggttccccttgttgaacttgacaaggtgcccggttgcctcacgtctcgctcgtagcggggcactggcctcttgctgcctttgagaacgatgcttcctgtggtctgggcagaagggagggcgagagcttctggtagccaggaaaggtcgcaaagcccgccggtctggaaggctgttggatccgcttgcagtctgcaaaggggaaaggggttatggaagttctctgccctgcagcgtgactggcaaagcggaaccgctgtccagtgctgggcacttgctcttctctctgcaaagcaaaagcaggtgcggaacgcctctgaagtgccttcgctttgggttgtcctgttgccaaactctgagaggaactgttttccagtggttccctgccgcttctgtcctgctgggtgtcagggagaggtgaaagttcttggccgccggagcagcagcactgaaattcagcgctggcatctggcatgacaggagctggtagcgcttacaaggcgggtagagcaaagtcccgtctgttctggcccctgcactagaggagagggatggagctactggagcgagtccagcgaagggctactaagatgattaagggactggagtagctctcatacgaggaaaggctgagagagctgggattgttcagcctgcagaagagaagaccgcggatcagggtgtaggcaggatgcgaagggagggtgtaaagaagtcggaggcagactcttctcagcggtgcctagcggtaggacgaggggcaaggggcacaaactgaaacacaggccgtcctgtctgaacaggaggaaaaagttctttgctgtgaggggtgactgagccctggaagaggttgcccagagagcttggggagtctccgtcctcggagatgttcccaagccgtctggctagggtcctgggccgactacttgaggtgatcctgcttgagtagggggggctggacgagacgatctccagaggtgccttccaacctcaaacgtccggtgattctgtgacaagcaggagaagcgggcgaccgggcatctagtcaagttcgacaaggggaactgtcaagggctgcacctggggcaggctgggggctactgccaggaaagcagctgggcagaggaaggcctgggggtgcaggtgggcagcaaggagtcagcaatggttagagaaagaaatcgtaaccacattttaatcgttttgataataactttctgccaaagggagcaatcgccctccagcctctcgctgtggtctctgctaacagctggagcgatccgctttcggtgagagtcgctcacctcggtgagagtcgcgactcgcggccaatttggctccctccggcacttgggcttcctacggcgcaggcgcagagctgggagcccagaaggaccggcacgctcgcggcctggccgggcagcagccagagcagccagctgcggggctcaacctaagcagtcgccgtctcttcaggcgcaacgagctacttcagccctgcgagctcggccaagcgctcgcgacgcccgcgcccttagggaaacagtgggagcgcaggtttgcgaggagcacagtgtcccgcacctggagcagcagcagcatgaattcttcagggaaatgacggcacagcagagtaagagctggagctgggggccgccggggagggacccccaacaaagacgtccttcggccggccgcagccacccgccgccgccgccgccccccggcccggcccggcagcgccgcgaaggaggcggcagcgcccccccccgccccgccccgggcccgccccggccgcagccccgccccctcgctgcacagccccgcccctcggcgcgtcaccccgctgccctgtgacgccccccccccgcgccctcgccgcggctgttgcgcatgcgcggcgcgcccgccaccgcctccggagccggtggtcctcggtgctgttgcggccgtgtgcctcgctgccagcgtcgctgcgtcgctgtcctcggccggcgcctctgcccccggcccgggggctccgagctcgccgggactcagccccgcagcagctggcccgggccgcggcccctgctcggggctgtccgccgcccgcgtgcccgccgcagcatgaagaggctcttggggctcttcggccagggccaggggcagccgccttcgccgtcgccgtcgccgtcgccgtcgcggtcgcggtcgcggtgggcgtgcggcggcagcgcgcctctgcgctgcgtcggcgctgcctacgagctccgggagaaggagctgggcaagctgcaccgcgcggccgccagcggcgacctggcgcgggtgcggcggcggcggtggctgccgagagtcggcctcgacgggcgggacaaggcgaagcggtgaggggcggcgggggggccggggcggcgcggggggtggggggggcggcggcgagggccgggctgctgcgtcggtgccggcgggggcggcggctggtgggttggagctggcgtgcagctggcaggagcgcctttgtgccgggaaggcagggccgtttgcttgggctggcgagggagtgcgggagggcagtcggccttgcgcgcgcggggtgggctcggggctcggaggccggttgcgtgtgtggccaggccggagcgggactttgttgctgggagcgtgacagggtcgagggggaaggtttctgctgtcgggtttggtaggtgttgtggagggcccttgggagcgagcgcgtgctggtgcttgctgcagcagtaaggccgggaagaggccagagggcgcgacttcccggcaaggccagcagcgaggggatgttctggtgttataaaaggcacgtgctgggcctgcggcccgctgctgtggcgtgagtggtcctggcagcaggtggaggttgccttgccgtaggctggaggtgcgcaagccttgctcttgcttgctgggctgcgtgcgtagtggtgttggaggcagggaggaggtgccagggcggagggcagcagttgcagagcggaagccggaggctggctgggagaaatggggggcctgggcgcagggatgcacgcgcagggaagggagcgcggagctgaggcaacgttgtcttcctaagtgggggctggggctggggctggggctggggctggggcggggaggggctttttcctagccccggcgtctcgggctttgggtgtgcagcggtcacccgcgtgacatgggcaggcgcggtctcttcagctgtctggcctgcgctaaggtaacatgctcaatttttaggacacctctgcatctggcttgcgctaacggacatgcggaggttgtcttgtacttagtagagaggaagtgcaagctaaatcctcgtgacaacttcaagagatcgccactgatgaaggtacgtgggtgctgcggtaggcagggcttctaaattgcgccccgagcgatcgagctcttgggtgattctggaggtaggtctgggtggagcttgtggtgcgctgggcgctggctaggcgtgcgttgcctaatgtttgggcgcgttattgttgtccgaggtcggcaagctgtgggaattctgccagagggaagcgtaattgctggcaacgtttccttgtttcccgtgtggttggcaggcagtgcagtgccagcacgaaggctgcgtcgccattctgctagcgcatggcgccgacgctaaccttgcggatgctaacggcaacactgcccttcacctggctgcccttgctcctaacacctgcctagcagggcagttactggcgcacaacgcccatcttgatgcgcagaataaggtaagcgtggaatttgggtcaggccgctcctgagaagaaaaagttgctttgcttctctgtgtttttctaactggagaggggcgttatgctttcagatgggatacacgcccctttctctggccgtgtccgcgcatcacgtagagatggtggagttcctgcttagcaaaggagccgacgtgcacgctcgagatcagtcggaaaggtgaagggtttgtcaaaacggggcgtgggtctcctgagcattggtgaagtttgcctggtctggccgggtagccgagggtgcttagcgggggagacgtttggcccagggacgtgctgcggccccttgcaacccgagttctcgtgggcttccgtgtggttggctttgctttcctcctggctgtaggaaagggggaggtgtaattgttttgggagcaaatagggatgaaaggaacaccagtgaaacgtcggtgtctcctgatagcttttgtctcgtcttgtggctgctttaggacccctctgatgcttgccgcctctgccggggacgtgagcatgatagaagttcttcttggctatggtgctgacctttgccagaaagacgttcttggatggacagcggaggcttatgctaggaggtctggacacactgggtaagtgctttaggtcacggtgagagtcgctaagcggtccgaatgtccgtgttggtgtgcggacgtgtttggtaagaggcgcaaggtttaatgatgcgtggagacctttgttgaaggtgggctcagtggaatcttccgggacgtagcgttccctgtgtcaagtgtgagttggggagttgaggaaagcttcccccgcaaatcgtcttgtttggtaagtggtgttatgcaaggatgtagttgattatagtgacagtgttccctttctttccgcacctccctagtgttagtgaacagctggcagaccgcgcagccgagaaaaacgtgggagaagcttgtgcaggcagcgcagaaagcacgccagtgcttagcactcgttgcgaggcaggagctgctgcgtttgcgttgggcacacctgctgcggacagaggaggtaggaggcttaactgtggaggagctgaggaggagaatgcctacggccttttcttgtggtggcttgtattgaagcttggcagggttccgtccctcttgcctgttgagtacccttgctagggacggagtagagacgcgctggtgatcctcctccgtgaggatagtcctttggttttgaggctggcttttggttttgggggtgatgggtgggaggctgggtagagcaggaaatacagcgtagtctctggcattttgaagcacaggttggcgggggtgggggtagaggcaaagagagcacgagagagagaccgatctctgcctgtgtggtatgaagagctcggcagtttgtttccttcttgtcctgttcaaccgctaccagcatttgctcgctgcctgctcacatagcatattcatgccatggcaggtttgaggtttggaacgttcgaaggaaagacaagggcggtgtggaattcttgtccttttttattttgcgggggggggggggggggcagcgagaattgagtaggatgggagaaattggtggtttggggcatgctttcgttcatgctgtctggcatgactgcttcactctagtctggcctgtagaattgtccgtgtaacatgcttgtctgcattgctgaaagtcgaaggtccgacatgctaagaattaatcctgtcaattaatatttgaacagtgagaggtggcttttcccacgaatacttcatgAGGTGAGactcgaacagtagcttttgccaacgaccttaacctgccgaaaaagaggggagatttgagcgagacggtccttcttgcctttgcctttgcctttgcctttgaagagtgttggaggcagaggagagcgatgacagctgtcctgcttctgaggaagaaaaaagcagtttagctgccaaggtaaagtgcctccagaaggagaactgcccgtggagcgactcgtttgcagggcagagctgtctagatttgggcaaaagcgcgtgtccaggcagggtggttttctcctgccccgcggtctcctgcctgccagtctttcagctgcggtgagctgtttgctccaagccttgtagccgtccgtggcagagcatgcagcaggcttgcggttgcgggtgggaagagcagtaggtgacaagaaaagcgaccgcatggttttcttcacctgagtcagagttctcgtcccaaagctgatcagcctctagatggcctgttcttttgtcctccaagccttgctgtttgtttccagtaactttggtgatagaattcaggctgatatggggaaaagggcacttgctgttcaagatctgctgcaatgcttcatctcctggctctcctttctttcgtccttgtcaggttgcccaagagtgcttgggggcggggggagtggctcaagagggtctttttttcctcctgggggatggcattgcgggcttgcatgggatctcacagcacctgtttccccttccttttgtttcttttgttttgttttggtttgtttttcagttgaggtgtgtggcattggggctgtgccatgatgaagaagctgaagaagccgagtgtggtgcaggaacgcaccccgtagtgctggagatgcaggcatgtttatttgcaacctggttgcccttgtctcagtggcctgtcagagactgtggcagctgttgtgtgagaagagctagtgtggcatagtaagatgtgatggtggttggaggagtgaaagtgaggaaagagggggaggtgagactacggtagtttgagaagcaggcagctggtggtctcgtgagcccaagggagggggaaagggtgtgtgtgctgctggataaggtaacgtaggtgaaggcagagcctgactgtgtgcgggcagtgcttctcggggggctttatggaatgggagcaggacgttagtgacattaggtattgctgtgtacataaagacatctgcaggccttgtaaaagaggagcgagaaggtttttctctgtggctcgagagaggagaagtatttggcaaggtgtggatggcctgggcagaggctgctgtcctgggagtggcagcaagtggcctttgagttgtatttctagagtcctactgcaagagagaaggttctggttctgtgcgtgcttggaagggttgctgctgctttgccaggttatgcagtgaaaggagcgtgtttgggacggtgcagccaagtactaaggacagcagcagagtgggtgtaggcttggagggagcgcagttgggggttggagagtggaagcgagggcccagggggaggtttgcctcaggttgttggagaagcaggcagctggcggtgtttgttggtgcaaaggagggggggaggatgtgtgtgctgctgagtattgccgtgtaggggaagctggagtgtgggtagtgcttctcaggggctttaggggaagggagcagggcgtttgtgagcttcggcattgccgtcccttcacatacgttctcgtggaggctgcttgtttctgttctttctaagtgtgcgggccgatctcttttaggacgactcaccggaaaggaagggagaggaggctcctggtggtgcccaagtggcggctgctgcaggagcccctgctggtgtgagaggtgagtttctagacatggaggggctttgtttctctgctctttgggctgggtgaatgaactgaaatggcgatctgcctgtgagagggtagagcaggcaggtaggcgctgggcaggcaatggcggggagggggggagggaacgtagctggagggagatgttttgtggtagtgctagggaaggagggttgtttcttggtgacttcctgcgggtgggagggtgtttggctagtgctttgcgggtcgctcctgtagcgtgccgagggattgtgaagggccaactctggagctgtagtttggaggggagatgccgtcagagctgcgtagtcggcaactgtggcatggcagagccttgtttggatgctcgccgagcatgtgttgggcgttcttggtaggggcgtgagctgtgctgctgggcttgggcctgtggtgctggcaagaaggcggcaggaagtggcgatggcgtggtggtgcggctgggggtgcaggcgcccttaaatgacgctgctttgtttttcctggggagtggaacggtttggtgtgtcctgggcgcagggcttgcgtgctggaggagagcaggagagggaaagaaggagcggtggtgtgtcatttgtggcttcctttgcaggtgttgcgtcgtccgcaggagcggagcaggaggacgagagcgactctccctgggattccgaggtgcttggtgtgaggggcgcagtgggttgcccgaggggggaagtgcgcgggagcttgccttggacgtgggccctagcagggatgaggctcagttgccgcttgtggtggctgcgccacaggtttgttcctgtgacctggagccgcttgtgctctgtgcaagcggtttggtgaggactgtgcctaagtggggtgtgctaatgtcctgggagtggcagcaagtggcctttgagttgtatttctagagtcctactgcaagagagaaggttctggttctgtgcgtgcttggaagggttgctgctgctttgccgggttatgcagtgaaaggagcgtgtttgggacggtgcagccaagtactaaggacagcagcagagtgggtgtaggcttggagggagcgcagttgggggttggagagtggaagcgagggcccagggggaggtttgcctcaggttgttggagaagcaggcagctggcggtgtttgttggtgcaaaggaggggggaaggatgtgtgtgctgctgagtattgccgtgtaggggaagctggagtgtgggtagtgcttctcaggggctttaggggaagggagcagggcgtttgtgagcttcggcattgccatcccttcacatacgttctcgtggaggctgcttgtttctgttctttctaagtgtgcgggccgatctcttttaggacgactcaccggaaaggaagggagaggaggctcctggtggtgcccaagtggcggctgctgcaggagcccctgctggtgtgagaggtgagtttctagacatggaggggctttgtttctctgctctttgggctgggtgaatgaactgaaatggcgatctgcctgtgagagggtagagcaggcaggtaggcgctgggcaggcaatggcggggagggggggagggaacgtagctggagggagatgttttgtggtagtgctagggaaggagggttgtttcttggtgacttcctgcgggtgggagggtgtttggctagtgctttgcgggtcgctcctgtagcgtgccgagggattgtgaagggccaactctggagctgtagtttggaggggagatgccatcagagctgcgtagtcggcgactgtggcatggcagagccttgtttggatgctcgccgagcatgtgttgggcgttcttggtaggggcgtgagctgtgctgctgggcttgggcctgtggtgctggcaagaaggcggcaggaagtggcgatggcgtggtggtgcggctgggggtgcaggcgcccttaaatgacgctgctttgtttttcctggggagtggaacggtttggtgtgtcctgggcgcagggcttgcgtgctggaggagagcaggagagggaaagaaggagcggtggtgtgtcatttgtggcttcctttgcaggtgttgcgtcgtccgcaggagcggagcaggaggacgagagcgactctccctgggattccgaggtgcttggtgtgaggggcacagtgggttgcccgaggggggaagtgcgcgggagcttgccttggacgtgggccctagcagggatgaggctcagttgccgcttgtggtggctgcgccacaggtttgttcctgtgacctggagccgcttgtgctctgtgcaagcggtttggtgaggactgtgcctaagtggggtgtgctaatgtcctgggagtggcagcaagtggccttggagttgtatttctagagtcctactgcaagagagaaggttctggttctgtgcgtgcttggaagggttgctgctgctttgccgggttatgcagtgaaaggagcgtgtttgggacggtgcagccaagtactaaggacagcagcagagtgggtgtaggcttggagggagcgcagttgggggttggagagtggaagcgagggcccagggggaggtttgcctcaggttgttggagaagcaggcagctggcggtgtttgttggtgcaaaggaggggggaaggatgtgtgtgctgctgagtattgccgtgtaggggaagctggagtgtgggtagtgcttctcaggggctttaggggaagggagcagggcgtttgtgagcttcggcattgccgtcccttcacatacgttctcgtggaggctgcttgtttctgttctttctaagtgtgcgggccgatctcttttaggacgactcaccggaaaggaagggagaggaggctcctggtggtgcccaagtggcggctgctgcaggagcccctgctggtgtgagaggtgagtttctagacatggaggggctttgtttctctgctctttgggctgggtgaatgaactgaaatggcgatctgcctgtgagagggtagagcaggcaggtaggcgctgggcag from Struthio camelus isolate bStrCam1 chromosome 1, bStrCam1.hap1, whole genome shotgun sequence carries:
- the LOC138065737 gene encoding ankyrin repeat domain-containing protein 7-like; amino-acid sequence: EKELGKLHRAAASGDLARVRRRRWLPRVGLDGRDKAKRTPLHLACANGHAEVVLYLVERKCKLNPRDNFKRSPLMKAVQCQHEGCVAILLAHGADANLADANGNTALHLAALAPNTCLAGQLLAHNAHLDAQNKMGYTPLSLAVSAHHVEMVEFLLSKGADVHARDQSERTPLMLAASAGDVSMIEVLLGYGADLCQKDVLGWTAEA